In the genome of Achromobacter sp. MFA1 R4, the window CCCAGCTCCAGTTCTACCCCGAGGGCATCCTGGCGATGGAACACACCGAGTTCTTCGCGCGCGACGCGCGCACCGCCGGCATCCGCAACAGCCAGTTCGTGCACGCGGGCAAGCCATGGCCGTGGAGCATCAAGCTGGAGGGCGCGCGCTTGCTGGGCAAGCGCAAGGTGTCGCTGGTCCATCTGGACCCCGCCGACCTGCCGCGCGTCCCCGAGGACGTCCTGGTGTATGGCCGCAACGGCGTGCAGGCCACGCCCGTGCGGGATGGCGAAGAGGAGCTGGGCCTCATCGTGGAGACGCGCGCCGCCACGCCCCAGGCCGCCGAAACGCTGGCCAGCCTGCTCACCCACTACCTGATCCACTATGGCTATGCTGGGCGTAAGGCCACCGCCGGCAACATTGCCTATCCGCTGTCGCCCAATCTGGTGAGTTTCCAGCGCGAGGACGGGCAGTACGGCGCGGTCGTGCCCAGCGGCACGCGCGATCCGGTGTTCCAGGCGAATTACGCGATGATCTGGGAGGCGGTGATCAAGCTGGTGCAGACGGAGTTTCCGGATGCCTTGCGCGACGCGGCCTGGCAGATCCATGAAGCCGGGGCCGACCGCCCGGTGGCGCTGCTGCGCACCATCGACCGCGATCCCGCCCGGCTTGCCGCGCGCCACCGCGCCGACCTGGACGGCCTGCTTGCGCTGGCCCCCGCCCGCGAAGGCTCGCGCATGAACCTGGACGCGGGCGACGCCTATGAATGGACGCTTTACCACCTGCTCCAGAACGAAGACCTGATCAAGCAGCGCATGTTCCCGATCACGTACTTTCGCGCCAATGGTTCTGCATGGACCGAAAGCGGGTCCGGCCGGCCCCGCTACGACGACATCGGCACCACGCGCTACGAAGGCAACCTGGATGACCGCACGCTGTCGCTGATCGCCGACGCGCCACCCGACGGCAGCCCCCAGCGCGAACAGCCGCTGCTCGACATGGCCGTGGTGATCCGCAGCAAGGACGCGGGCATCAACCGGCTCACGTTCGACATCGTGTTCAACTCCGCCGCCGACTACGAGGCCGCGCTGCGTTCCAACGTGTTCTGCCCCGCCAGCGTGGCGCGGGTGCTGGGGGTGCCGCCCGAGCGCGTCGTCGGCGCGTTCTTCGTGGATAGCTGCAACGCGATCAAGCTGACGATCGACCGT includes:
- a CDS encoding DUF4387 family protein, which produces MAKLVYRVVSACGALGYGFPRESLQKALEGRIDAVISDAGSMDAGPYYLGTGTEYFEREAVKADFRNMVEAGERIDGPVILGSCGMAGGNRNLDWMIAVAKEVFEELGVRDRSVAVIRSELDPASVIREYRAGALRATGAGPDLDEAALEESVIVGQMGVHPLITALESGAKYVLAGRACDIALFASDMIRRGIDPGLAYHVGHVLECGALACDPGSPSDCLVAEIYDDGTALFVAPDPARRCTPYSIAAHSLYEESHPQLQFYPEGILAMEHTEFFARDARTAGIRNSQFVHAGKPWPWSIKLEGARLLGKRKVSLVHLDPADLPRVPEDVLVYGRNGVQATPVRDGEEELGLIVETRAATPQAAETLASLLTHYLIHYGYAGRKATAGNIAYPLSPNLVSFQREDGQYGAVVPSGTRDPVFQANYAMIWEAVIKLVQTEFPDALRDAAWQIHEAGADRPVALLRTIDRDPARLAARHRADLDGLLALAPAREGSRMNLDAGDAYEWTLYHLLQNEDLIKQRMFPITYFRANGSAWTESGSGRPRYDDIGTTRYEGNLDDRTLSLIADAPPDGSPQREQPLLDMAVVIRSKDAGINRLTFDIVFNSAADYEAALRSNVFCPASVARVLGVPPERVVGAFFVDSCNAIKLTIDRPNISASPDERDVFGAQQQAVIERLSIPHYAERLAMASAL